A genome region from Trichosurus vulpecula isolate mTriVul1 chromosome 5, mTriVul1.pri, whole genome shotgun sequence includes the following:
- the PHLDA1 gene encoding pleckstrin homology-like domain family A member 1 has protein sequence MLDVVRVTRKSSVAVCKRVRLADSRVGWWKVVGEGPVSKGRGTIECNFSAGTPHSSPHDPSRHFFPQLFAEGKQGTGSQEVWEELGFLPHQHRLRPPSPGHDSWTARHLALLGRGTGRSPGHCSHPHLPPTPREGVRSEVGREGGAGAEPRLEGSQVPRRKPTSSGERAGRSGWLAGAGGGGWVRAEPPFPLGVTLGREGWLIQKRREGAAPLVSSERPAREGGQAAGSRQQAGAETRQDPRTRLPAARAALPCVLLLSLLYPLRLGGRESRWGEDSARLLLLPPAPAATRRGGRGGRGGGEAGRRSRGGGGGGGHPYAERMLESGGCKALKEGVLEKRSDGLLQLWKKKCCILTEEGLLLIPPKQLQQQQQQQQQAAAAEQPQPSPPAAAVSGLEPPAKLKELHFSNMKTVDCVERKGKYMYFTVVMAEGKEIDFRCPQDQGWNAEITLQMVQYKNRQAILAVKSTRQKQQHLVQQQQQQQLPRDPHPHQHPHPHPHPHPQPPQQQQQQQPQQPPPPPQQQQPVHRLLRSTSNSA, from the exons ATGTTGGATGTTGTCAGAGTAACCCGAAAATCCAGTGTGGCTGTTTGCAAGCGTGTTCGTCTGGCAGACTCCAG GGTAGGGTGGTGGAAGGTTGTAGGAGAAGGACCGGTTTCAAAAGGTAGAGGTACGATTGAATGCAACTTCAGTGCAGGAACCCCCCACTCCTCCCCGCACGACCCTAGTCGGCATTTTTTCCCCCAGCTTTTTGCGGAAg ggaaacagGGAACAGGTTCCCAGGAGGTCTGGGAGGAGCTAGGATTTCTGCCCCACCAGCATCGCCTCCGACCTCCCAGTCCTGGGCACGACTCTTGGACAGCCAGACACCTTGCCCTGCTTGGCCGGGGCACGGGGCGCTCCCCGGGACACTGCTCCCatccccaccttccccccactcccagggAAGGCGTGAGGagtgaggtgggaagggagggcgGGGCGGGGGCTGAGCCACGTCTGGAAGGGAGCCAAGTTCCCAGGCGCAAGCCAACCTCGTCTGGAGAGCGAGCGGGGCGGTCCGGCTGGCTGGCTGGGGCCGGGGGGGGCGGGTGGGTGCGTGCGGAGCCGCCTTTTCCGCTGGGTGTCACTCTGGGGCGGGAGGGGTGGCTCATTCAAAAGCGCCGGGAGGGGGCAGCGCCACTCGTCTCCAGTGAGCGGCCAgctagggagggagggcaggcagCCGGCAGCCGGCAGCAGGCAGGAGCCGAGACCAGGCAGGACCCCAGGACGCGGCTCCCCGCCGCCCGAGCCGCCCTGCCCTGCGTCCTCCTGCTCAGCCTCCTCTACCCTCTCCGCTTGGGCGGCCGCGAGAGCCGCTGGGGGGAGGACAGCGCccgcctgctgctgctgcccccgGCGCCGGCGGCTACGAGGCGAGGAGGACGGGGAGGAcggggaggaggagaggcaggcaGGAGGAGCAGGggcggcggaggcggcggcggccaCCCCTATGCCGAGAGGATGCTGGAGAGCGGCGGCTGCAAAGCGCTGAAGGAGGGGGTGCTGGAGAAGCGCAGCGACGGGCTGCTGCAGCTGTGGAAGAAGAAATGCTGCATCCTCACCGAGGAGGGGCTGCTGCTCATCCCCCCCAAGCAgctgcaacagcagcagcaacagcagcagcaggcgGCCGCGGCGGAGCAGCCCCAGCCGAGCCCCCCGGCCGCAGCCGTCTCCGGCCTCGAGCCGCCCGCCAAGCTCAAGGAGCTGCATTTCTCCAACATGAAGACGGTGGACTGCGTGGAGCGCAAGGGCAAGTACATGTACTTCACCGTAGTCATGGCCGAGGGCAAAGAGATCGACTTTCGGTGCCCGCAGGACCAGGGCTGGAACGCGGAGATCACTCTGCAGATGGTGCAATACAAGAACCGCCAGGCCATCCTGGCCGTGAAGTCCACCCGGCAGAAACAGCAGCACCTagtgcaacagcagcagcagcagcagctcccgCGGGACCCGCACCCGCACCAGCACCCGCACCCGCATCCGCACCCGCACCCACAGCcccctcagcagcagcagcagcagcagccgcagcaGCCACCTCCGccgccgcagcagcagcagcccgtCCACCGCCTCCTTCGCAGCACGTCCAACTCCGCCTGA